One Purpureocillium takamizusanense chromosome 1, complete sequence genomic window carries:
- a CDS encoding uncharacterized protein (COG:O~EggNog:ENOG503PANI), whose amino-acid sequence MSGSLGGGKDSKEPSIIIGIDFGTTYSGVAWTDSEDCQNIRVISTWSTHLRNCSNTEKVPTALSYNENGQVEAWGYDALRQAQEVRWFKLLLLEEKDVPSYVRRSAHFREAREYQYEQNQEPIDMVAAFLRRLWEHSLSLIIRELGNDSVERSKFHIVITVPAIWQPYAQERMRQAAQKAGLLTKRECGDTQLSLLSEPEAAALAVVSRLSKKSTVEASDRQIEPVGDTLVVCDAGGGTADLISYVVQSVTPFEVQECVKGAGDLCGGTFVDEEFLNLMQERLGQKVFGQFSKRETRKFLNDNWEHNIKPQFDCKQRSWLVEDLPAACRAPGRGQKRTKEIELSSDAVTQVFEPVVEKNEILLREQLAAIKAKYEEAAKASSPILQFRSAL is encoded by the exons ATGTCGGGCTCCCTCGGGGGCGGAAAGGACTCCAAAGAGccctccatcatcatcggcatcgaTTTTGGAACAAC CTACTCCGGCGTCGCGTGGACCGATTCGGAAGACTGCCAGAACATTCGCGTCATCTCAACTTGGTCCACGCATCTCAGGAACTGCTCCAACACGGAGAAAGTCCCAACGGCGCTATCGTACAATGAGAATGGCCAGGTCGAGGCATGGGGCTACGATGCCTTACGACAAGCTCAGGAGGTTCGATGGTTCAAGCTACTGCTTCTGGAAGAGAAAGATGTTCCCAGCTATGTCCGCCGCTCAGCCCACTTTCGCGAGGCCCGTGAGTATCAATACGAGCAGAACCAGGAACCCATTGACATGGTCGCTGCTTTCTTGAGGCGTCTGTGGGAGCACAGTCTGAGTCTAATCATCAGGGAACTTGGCAACGACTCAGTTGAGAGGTCCAAATTTCacatcgtcatcaccgtTCCTGCGATATGGCAACCATACGCTCAGGAAAGAATGAGACAGGCCGCTCAAAAGGCTGGTTTGCTCACAAAGCGTGAGTGCGGAGACACTCAGCTGAGTCTTCTCTCGGAGCCGGAGGCCGCAGCGCTGGCGGTCGTCTCTCGCCTCTCCAAGAAGTCCACGGTCGAGGCAAGTGACAGACAGATTGAGCCT GTCGGAGATACTTTGGTCGTTTGTGATGCAGGAGGCGGCACAGCG GATCTCATCAGCTATGTGGTACAGAGCGTCACACCATTTGAGGTGCAAGAATGCGTCAAGGGTGCAG GGGATTTATGCGGCGGCACTTTCGTGGACGAGGAGTTCCTCAACCTGATGCAGGAACGATTGGGCCAAAAGGTCTTCGGACAATTCAGCAAGCGTGAGACGCGCAAGTTTCTCAACGACAATTGGGAGCACAATATCAAGCCTCAATTCGATTGCAAGCAACGGTCCTGGCTGGTCGAGGACCTTCCCGCGGCGTGTCGGGCCCCGGGTCGGGGTCAGAAAAGAACCAAAGAAATTGAGCTCAGCTC GGATGCAGTCACGCAAGTGTTTGAACCGGTTGTCGAGAAAAACGAGATACTACTGCGGGAGCAGTTGGCGGCAATCAAAGCGAAAtacgaggaggcggccaaggcaagCTCTCCAATTTTACAGTTTCGATCAGCATTAtag
- the SWD3 gene encoding WD domain protein (EggNog:ENOG503NXHV~COG:S), translating to MARHHQAHNSPRQPRANLNPSQPLSASWFNDFKPGMDSSSRDELAAKTPPLKRRRTDEDSLRRSGSPEGDDGSSRQHPITRRRSSTDHEVANGNEYASSRHRPSRSPSPSRSRSRRRPRSRSSSSSRTRSESAPQSRTRSHSRRRSPSPSTSDRTRSESYSPRPRQAPTPPQEPLRPDYRPKLVLHGHTQPVSQVRISPNGRFIASASADATLKIWDAATGAHMDTLVGHMAGVSCLAWTPDSNTLASGSDDKAIRLWDRVTGRPKTTTRKSRAGQEIAALRGHHNYIHCLAFSPKGNILASGSYDEAVFLWDVRAGRLMRSLPAHSDPVSGIDFCRDGTLVVSCSTDGLIRVWDTSTGQCLRTLVHEDNPAVTNVCFSPNGRFVLAFNLDNCIRLWDYVAGTVKKTYQGHRNEKFAIGGCFAVLDGEPFIASASEDGDIVLWDVKTKDILQRVPGHKGTCFWVDVHGETMASSGQDNTVRVYRHKGSSNGTNGMVGATEGGPEGLLDELPIRQEDVKVGNV from the exons ATGGCGCGTCACCACCAGGCCCATAATTCTCCCCGGCAGCCTCGCGCCAACCTCAATCCCTCGCAACCTCTCTCAGCCTCGTGGTTCAACGACTTCAAACCAGGCATGGACTCCAGCAGCCGTGACGAGTtggcggccaagacgcccCCACTCAAGCGTAGGAGGACCGATGAAGACTCCTTGCGGCGTTCGGGGTCGcccgaaggcgacgacgggtcAAGTCGCCAACATCCCATAACCCGCCGGAGGAGCTCCACGGACCATGAAGTGGCCAACGGCAACGAATATGCTTCTTCGCGCCATCGGCCCTCGCGATCGCCATCACCCTCCCGCTCTCGctcacgacgccgcccaagaTCACGAtccagctccagctctcGGACGCGCTCAGAATCCGCACCTCAGTCACGCACCAGATCccactcccgccgccgctccccctcccccagcaCCTCGGACCGCACCCGCTCCGAATCATACtccccgaggccgagacaggcgcccacgccgccgcaagaACCTCTCCGACCAGATTACCGGCCCAAGCTCGTCCTACACGGCCATACGCAGCCCGTCTCCCAAGTGCGGATATCGCCCAATGGCCGCTTCATCGCCTCGGCGTCCGCTGACGCGACACTCAAAATTTGGGATGCCGCGACCGGCGCACACATGGACACTCTAGTCGGGCACATGGCTGGTGTCAGCTGCCTCGCTTGGACCCCCGACAGCAACACTCTAGCTAGTGGCtccgacgacaaggccattCGGCTATGGGATCGCGTAACCGGCCGGCCCAAAACGACAACCCGCAAGTCAAGGGCAGGCCAAGAAATCGCCGCTTTGCGGGGCCACCACAACTACATACACTGCTTGGCGTTTTCACCGAAAGGGAACATTCTTGCCAGCGGATCTTATGACGAGGCAGTCTTCCTGTGGGACGTGCGGGCCGGGCGGCTTATGAGGAGTTTGCCGGCTCATAGCGATCCTGTGAGCGGCATCGACTTTTGCCGCGACGGAACGCTGGTCGTGAGTTGTTCGACGGATGGCTTGAT CCGAGTCTGGGACACTTCCACCGGCCAGTGCCTGCGGACCCTCGTCCATGAAGACAACCCCGCCGTGACGAACGTCTGCTTCTCCCCGAATGGCCGCTTCGTCCTGGCCTTCAATCTGGACAATTGCATACGCCTCTGGGACTACGTGGCCGGTACTGTCAAGAAGACGTACCAAGGGCATCGTAACGAGAAATTTGCCATCGGCGGCTGCTTCGCCGTGCTTGACGGTGAGCCGTTTATAGCGTCGGCAAGCGAGGATGGCGATATTGTCCTATGGGACGTCAAGACTAAGGATATCCTACAACGCGTGCCGGGGCACAAGGGAACTTGCTTCTGGGTCGACGTGCACGGCGAAACGATGGCGAGCTCAGGGCAGGACAATACCGTGCGGGTGTATCGCCACAAAGGGAGCAGTAACGGAACGAACGGCATGGTGGGTGCAACTGAAGGAGGACCTGAGGGGCTGCTTGACGAGTTGCCCATACGGCAGGAAGACGTCAAGGTCGGGAACGTCTGA
- a CDS encoding uncharacterized protein (COG:S~SECRETED:SignalP(1-17~SECRETED:cutsite=AFA-QS~SECRETED:prob=0.9347)~EggNog:ENOG503PEI3~TransMembrane:1 (n3-13c17/18o221-243i)) gives MRFTLAAFVAMAATAFAQSPDFNPISKPLKNEALEAGTVYTIEWQAPVRTAAKYAKSKVNIHLIGGATQNTQVRLEPIATGIDNSALRYEWNIDPNLGDKAVYGLVIEVQGETSVFQYSNPFTIKGNGGKASGSGSVTLTTSHGTKTITLSSTSVPSSTTTSQAHHNTTTSTTIRKTTTTFPSNSTTLTTKPASSTGPVVITSTAVVNPSKTTAAPTVPTAAASFVGAGSLSVVAGLFVALLAM, from the exons ATGCGCTTCACCCTTGCAGCCTtcgtggccatggccgccactGCCTTCGCGCAAAGTCCGGATTTTAATCCCATCTCCAAGCCGCTCAAGAACGAGGCTCTCGAGGCTGGCACGGTCTACACGATCGAGTGGCAGGCCCCGgtccgcaccgccgccaagtaTGCCAAATCCAAGGTCAACATTCATCTCATCGGCGGCGCTACTCAGAACACTCAGGTTCGCCTCGAGCCCATCGCCA CTGGTATCGACAACTCTGCTCTCCGTTATGAGTGGAATATTGACCCTAACCTCGGCGATAAGGCCGTCTATGGCCTGGTCATTGAGGTTCAGGGTGAAACCTCCGTCTTCCAGTACTCCAACCCGTTCACTATTAAGGGCAATGGTGGCAAGGCCTCCGGCAGTGGCTCCGTTACTCTGACGACCTCGCACGGCACCAAGACGATCACGCTGTCCTCGACCAGCGTTCCCagctccaccaccacctcgcagGCTCACCACAACACCACCACGTCGACTACTATCCGCAAGACCACCACGACGTTCCCCAGCaactcgacgacgctgaccaccaagcccgccagctcgactggccccgtcgtcatcaccagcaccgccgtcgtcaacccTTCCAAGACGACTgccgcgccgacggtgcccactgccgccgcctctttcGTGGGCGCCGGCTCTCTCAGTGTCGTTGCTGGTCTCTTTGTTGCCCTCCTGGCCATGTAA
- a CDS encoding uncharacterized protein (COG:P~EggNog:ENOG503NWEV~TransMembrane:11 (o32-52i73-91o103-120i132-152o164-188i200-219o355-378i390-409o415-433i454-474o486-504i)), which produces MAFDISVLWKAPEINSITKKARSIPVLNPVNVYGRVFFFSWMGFMLGFWAWYTFPPLLTVTIKNDLHLSSTEVANSNIISLTATLLLRFVAGPLCDMFGARKVFASLLLVGCLPIGLAPLVKSAAGLYVSRFFIGVLGATFVPCQVLCTAWFDKNVVGTANALAGGWGNAGGGITYFIMPAVFDSLVARHGMSPHEAWRVTFIVPLVCLVACGAGMFLLCPDTPVGSWADRHESLEKNLQALGLNDVGVMTPSASASGSSSVSDRPSDEEKAESSDDDIEKRKMSAAQALEAARGETVAKPTFKDALGVVFSLQTLFFVATYSCSFGGELAINSVLSSYYKANFPHLDQTKASNYAAIFGFLNFFTRPMGGVIADLLYNRFGRNLWMKKGWITTCGLLTGALLIVVGQVDPSEKNGLNIGVMVGIVTVAAMFLEAGNGANFALVPHVHPSANGILSGVTGAGGNLGGVVFAIVFRFMDNGKGYDKGLWIIGVVTIALNLAVCWIPPRPKGQVGGQ; this is translated from the exons ATGGCGTTCGACATATCGGTGCTATGGAAGGCCCCCGAGATCAACTCCATCACAAAAAAGGCCCGAAGCATACCGGTGCTCAACCCAGTCAACGTCTATGGACGAGTCTTTTTCTTCTCGTGGATGGGCTTCATGCTCGGCTTCTGGGCCTG GTACACATTCCCTCCGCTGTTGACGGTCACCATCAAGAATGACCTGCACCTCAGCTCGACCGAAGTTGCCAACTCCAACATCATCTCCCTGACcgccacgctgctgctccgctTCGTCGCGGGCCCTCTGTGCGACATGTTCGGCGCCCGCAAGGTCTTCGCCTcgctcctgctcgtcggctgcctgcccatcggcctcgcccccCTCGTCAAgtccgcggccggcctgTACGTGTCCCGCTTCTTCATCGGCGTCCTGGGCGCCACCTTTGTGCCCTGCCAGGTGCTGTGCACCGCCTGGTTCGACAAGAACGTCGTCGGCACGGCCaacgccctggccggcggctggggcaacgcgggcggcggcatcacctACTTCATCATGCCGGCCGTCTTCGACTCCCTCGTGGCCCGGCACGGCATGAGCCCGCACGAGGCCTGGCGCGTCACCTTCATCGTGCCCCTCgtctgcctcgtcgcctgcggcgccggcatgTTCCTTCTCTGTCCCGACACGCCCGTCGGCAGCTGGGCCGACAGGCACGAGAGCCTGGAGAAGAACCTCCAGGCCCTGGGCCTCAACGACGTTGGCGTCATGACCCCctctgcctccgcctccggctCCAGCTCTGTCTCGGACCGCCCCTCGGACGAGGAAAAGGCAGAGTcttccgacgacgacattgagaagcgcaagatgtcggccgcgcaggccctcgaggccgcccgcggcgagacggtggcCAAGCCCACGTTCAaggacgccctcggcgtcgtcttctcgcTGCAGAcgctcttcttcgtcgccaCCTACTCGTGCtcctttggcggcgagctggccatcAACTCGGTCCTCAGCTCCTACTACAAGGCCAACTTCCCGCACCTGGACCAGACCAAGGCCAGCAACTACGCGGCCATCTTCGGGTTCCTCAACTTCTTCACGCGACccatgggcggcgtcatcgccgaccTGCTCTACAACCGCTTCGGGCGCAACCTCTGGATGAAGAAGGGTTGGATCACGACCTGCGGCCTGTTGACGGGCGCGCTCCTCATTGTGGTCGGGCAGGTCGACCCGTCGGAGAAGAACGGGCTCAACATTGGCGTCATGGttggcatcgtcaccgtcgccgcaaTGTttctcgaggccggcaacggGGCCAACTTTGCCCTCGTTCCGCACGTCCACCCCTCCGCCAACGGCATCCTGTCGGGCGTCACCGGCGCCGGAGGcaacctcggcggcgtcgtctttgCCATTGTCTTCCGGTTCATGGACAACGGCAAGGGCTACGACAAGGGCCTGTGGATCATTGGCGTCGTCACCATTGCGCTGAACCTGGCGGTGTGCTGGATCCCGCCGAGGCCCAAAGGCCAGGTCGGCGGGCAGTGA
- a CDS encoding uncharacterized protein (COG:P~EggNog:ENOG503NWEV~TransMembrane:8 (n7-19c27/28o37-56i68-86o106-125i259-282o294-313i320-337o357-378i390-410o)~SECRETED:SignalP(1-27~SECRETED:cutsite=VKS-AA~SECRETED:prob=0.1509)), producing the protein MFGARKVFASLLLVGCLPIGLAPLVKSAAGLYVSRFFIGVLGATFVPCQVLCTAWFDKNVVGTANALAGGWGNAGGGITYFIMPAVFDSLVARHGMSPHEAWRVTFIVPLVCLVACGAGMFLLCPDTPVGSWADRHESLEKNLQALGLNDVGVMTPSASASGSSSVSDRPSDEEKAESSDDDIEKRKMSAAQALEAARGETVAKPTFKDALGVVFSLQTLFFVATYSCSFGGELAINSVLSSYYKANFPHLDQTKASNYAAIFGFLNFFTRPMGGVIADLLYNRFGRNLWMKKGWITTCGLLTGALLIVVGQVDPSEKNGLNIGVMVGIVTVAAMFLEAGNGANFALVPHVHPSANGILSGVTGAGGNLGGVVFAIVFRFMDNGKGYDKGLWIIGVVTIALNLAVCWIPPRPKGQVGGQ; encoded by the coding sequence ATGTTCGGCGCCCGCAAGGTCTTCGCCTcgctcctgctcgtcggctgcctgcccatcggcctcgcccccCTCGTCAAgtccgcggccggcctgTACGTGTCCCGCTTCTTCATCGGCGTCCTGGGCGCCACCTTTGTGCCCTGCCAGGTGCTGTGCACCGCCTGGTTCGACAAGAACGTCGTCGGCACGGCCaacgccctggccggcggctggggcaacgcgggcggcggcatcacctACTTCATCATGCCGGCCGTCTTCGACTCCCTCGTGGCCCGGCACGGCATGAGCCCGCACGAGGCCTGGCGCGTCACCTTCATCGTGCCCCTCgtctgcctcgtcgcctgcggcgccggcatgTTCCTTCTCTGTCCCGACACGCCCGTCGGCAGCTGGGCCGACAGGCACGAGAGCCTGGAGAAGAACCTCCAGGCCCTGGGCCTCAACGACGTTGGCGTCATGACCCCctctgcctccgcctccggctCCAGCTCTGTCTCGGACCGCCCCTCGGACGAGGAAAAGGCAGAGTcttccgacgacgacattgagaagcgcaagatgtcggccgcgcaggccctcgaggccgcccgcggcgagacggtggcCAAGCCCACGTTCAaggacgccctcggcgtcgtcttctcgcTGCAGAcgctcttcttcgtcgccaCCTACTCGTGCtcctttggcggcgagctggccatcAACTCGGTCCTCAGCTCCTACTACAAGGCCAACTTCCCGCACCTGGACCAGACCAAGGCCAGCAACTACGCGGCCATCTTCGGGTTCCTCAACTTCTTCACGCGACccatgggcggcgtcatcgccgaccTGCTCTACAACCGCTTCGGGCGCAACCTCTGGATGAAGAAGGGTTGGATCACGACCTGCGGCCTGTTGACGGGCGCGCTCCTCATTGTGGTCGGGCAGGTCGACCCGTCGGAGAAGAACGGGCTCAACATTGGCGTCATGGttggcatcgtcaccgtcgccgcaaTGTttctcgaggccggcaacggGGCCAACTTTGCCCTCGTTCCGCACGTCCACCCCTCCGCCAACGGCATCCTGTCGGGCGTCACCGGCGCCGGAGGcaacctcggcggcgtcgtctttgCCATTGTCTTCCGGTTCATGGACAACGGCAAGGGCTACGACAAGGGCCTGTGGATCATTGGCGTCGTCACCATTGCGCTGAACCTGGCGGTGTGCTGGATCCCGCCGAGGCCCAAAGGCCAGGTCGGCGGGCAGTGA
- the mtd1 gene encoding Methylenetetrahydrofolate dehydrogenase (NAD(+)) (COG:H~EggNog:ENOG503NVZ5~BUSCO:EOG09263RW3): MAAQDVPKTCKVITADTIAKGLLAEVKETLAKVQGPDGGVQPTLAAFLANGDPAAVKYAEWSKKTCEDNGFNFDLRTVDKEILEEEIMKANDEEAVDGVIVYYPIFPQNPTHDKYVQETVDLSKDVEGMRHKHLHNMYHNVRFLDPPDNKKKSILPCTPLAVVKILEYLQIYNPILAAGNRLFGKTITVINRSEVNGRPLAALLANDGATVYSVDITGVQVFTRGQGIKAPRHQVEDKEGWGLKDCLPLSDVVIGGVPVESFKVPTELIRDGAVCINFSSYKNFDGPAIKEKAAIYVPSVGKVTIAVLLRNLVRLVANRPSKAGTDKGVIQAKSEAFADD; this comes from the exons ATGGCCGCTCAAGACGTGCCCAAGACCTGCAAGGTCATCACCGCCGacaccatcgccaagggcctgctggccgaggtgaAGGAGACGCTGGCCAAGGTCCAGGGCCcggatggcggcgtccagcccacgctcgccgccttcctGGCCAACGGCGACCCGGCTGCCGTCAAATACGCCGAGTGGTCCAAGAAGACGTGCGAGGACAA TGGCTTCAACTTTGACCTTCGGACCGTCGACAAGGAGATTCTCGAGGAGGAAATTATGAAGgccaacgacgaggaagcggtcgacggcgtcatcgtctACTACCCCATCTTCCCCCAGAACCCGACGCACGACAAGTACGTCCAGGAGACGGTCGACCTCTCCAAGGACGTCGAAGGCATGCGACACAAGCACCTGCACAACATGTACCACAACGTGCGCTTCCTCGACCCGCCTGAcaacaagaagaagtcgaTCCTGCCGTGCacgccgctcgccgtcgtcaagatCCTCGAGTACCTGCAGATCTATAACCCCATCCTGGCCGCTGGCAACCGCCTTTTTGGCAAGaccatcaccgtcatcaACCGCTCCGAGGTCAATGGTCGGCCcctggccgccctgctggccaacgacggcgccaCCGTCTACTCGGTTGACATCACCGGCGTCCAGGTCTTCACCCGCGGCCAGGGCATCAAGGCCCCGCGCCACCAGGTTGAGGACAAGGAGGGCTGGGGCCTCAAGGACTGCCTGCCTCTCagcgacgtcgtcatcggcggcgttCCCGTCGAGTCGTTCAAGGTGCCCACCGAGCTcatccgcgacggcgccgtgtgCATCAACTTTTCCTCGTACAAGAACTTTGACGGGCCGGCCATCAAGGAAAAGGCCGCCATCTACGTCCCGTCGGTCGGCAAGGTCACCATTGCCGTCCTGCTGCGGAACCTTGTG CGTCTCGTGGCCAACCGCCCGTCCAAGGCCGGCACGGATAAGGGCGTCATACAGGCTAAGAGCGAAGCGTTCGCCGACGACTGA
- a CDS encoding uncharacterized protein (EggNog:ENOG503NYTK), with product MLDQGSRAVPSGLMTMQVSFNGRRDAAGPDGRGAASPTLTNPDMILPDYDDSESLDDDDDDDDDDDPLSPPALWQHDAQSPCNDFGSFSRVGFGSVPLGPTTPIIYGNGTMLSDIGEVTEVESTVGTQSRQAMSRLSGLGGDDTPLGSSPTMGNKVFKKRSTQHAARERRFSSDSNSTINDHERAAAAFDDFDDSVSVDDSNFQGDDEESMASSYVDDSTALSPRLAARSAQGLSLNEDRFSTSSISKRAEQILANAKRRLTTMEGNLNRARTFSYSSVSDGSTPSPVGRPATSLREHVPLSSSHARNASETGFLQATARPTVQLQRSASALGAAGGYRQPVQSRSAEPLGGRYSHSSAKLSHHPLDTTLAPLSEDGDDAVEVERTPPSYQHNSIASPTFGVYPEVALTRSASVAQVRDLQDQMQGLKGKISTLKEQARADSMKRRSLQSLRTPSPFTHATWSQSYSERQEVSSPVQGSPGPVTPWNGVVPGSEANDDGKPVERGIEVVPEEDEQSTVDGYHEAREAQDDEEPHVTGIEAEQDAGTHYEGFDGAYHSPGVDGEVLAEDAATQGVEDGANIEGVEDNADSSRDDVSESGESLYHDTVQHAISHEDREDAFDYEHFFLHSAMGTISRQEATRDYDYESEGSDDSAQTTRGPTTGVARRASLDTFVTVDSFATAAEGRESRNSATTAGDTRVEDGFVTPTEHLEDATTARRATLEGTSGSGSGGSSGDEASRYRDDRPRANSVLHRPASLTFKAALHRPSVSSFESTGTNRSFPLVNRTRLSGGILTPGASPEYDLKQVAESLMSETTSVYDREGTNGGGPNSPAIQMLSREDQLLVEHVVASLGKCVLGLTESSRMNPSGLEKFRHRIEAAKRVLEGGE from the exons ATGCTCGATCAAGGCTCGCGCGCTGTTCCATCAGGTCTCATGACCATGCAGGTCAGCttcaacggccgccgcgacgctgctggccctgatggccgcggcgccgcgtcgccgaccctCACCAATCCAGACATGATTCTCCCCGATTACGACGACTCCGagtcgctcgacgacgacgacgacgacgacgacgacgacgatccgCTGTCGCCCCCTGCCCTGTGGCAACACGATGCGCAAAGCCCCTGCAACGACTTTGGCTCCTTTTCCCGGGTCGGCTTCGGCTCCGTGCCCCTCGGCCCCACGACCCCGATCATTTACGGTAACGGCACCATGCTGTCCGACATTGGTGAGGTGACCGAGGTCGAGAGCACCGTCGGCACGCAGTCGCGGCAGGCCATGTCTCGCCTGTCCGGCTTGGGTGGTGACGACACGCCGCTCGGTTCTTCACCAACCATGGGCAACAAGGTGTTCAAGAAGCGCTCCACTCAACACGCCGCCCGGGAGCGCAGGTTCTCTTCCGACTCGAACAGTACCATAAACGACCATgagcgcgccgcggccgcctttgacgactttgacgactCCGTCAGTGTCGACGACAGCAACttccagggcgacgacgaggagagcatGGCCTCTTCGTACGTCGACGACTCGACCGCTCTCTcgccccgcctcgccgcccgttCGGCTCAGGGTCTCAGCCTCAACGAGGACCGCTTCTCCACGAGCTCCATCAGCAAGCGAGCTGAGCAGATCCTGGCAAACGCCAAGCGCCGGCTCACG ACCATGGAAGGAAACCTGAACAGGGCCAGGACCTTCAGCTACTCCTCTGTATCCGacggctcgacgccgtccccggtcggccggcccgcgacgtcgcTCCGGGAGCACGTGCCGCTCTCGTCCAGCCATGCCAGAAATGCGAGCGAGACGGGCTTCCTCCAGGCCACGGCCCGACCCAcggtgcagctgcagcgtTCCGCTAgtgccctcggcgccgccggtggctACCGCCAGCCCGTCCAGTCGAGAAGCGCCGAGCCCTTGGGCGGCAGGTATTCCCACTCCTCCGCCAAGCTCTCGCATCATCCCCTGGACACGACGCTTGCACCGCTCagcgaagacggcgatgacgccgtcgaggttgagAGGACGCCCCCGAGCTATCAGCACAACAGCATCGCGAGCCCGACCTTTGGCGTGTACCCTGAGGTTGCCCTCACCCGCTCCGCATCCGTCGCCCAGGTTCGGGATCTTCAGGATCAGATGCAGGGATTGAAAGGCAAAATATCGACCCTCAAGGAGCAAGCTCGCGCAGATAGTATGAAGCGCCGCAGCTTGCAGAGCCTGCGAACCCCCAGCCCCTTTACGCACGCCACGTGGAGTCAAAGTTATTCGGAGCGCCAGGAGGTCAGCTCACCAGTCCAGGGGAGTCCGGGACCAGTGACTCCTTGGAACGGCGTTGTGCCAGGGTCCGAGGCCAACGATGATGGCAAACCCGTGGAGAGGGGCATCGAGGTCGTcccggaggaggatgagcagTCCACAGTCGATGGCTACCACGAGGCTCGTGAGGCacaggatgacgaggagccCCACGTGACTGGAATTGAGGCTGAGCAGGACGCCGGTACGCATTATGAGGGCTTCGATGGCGCATACCACTCTCcgggcgttgacggcgaAGTACTTGCGGAAGACGCAGCCACCCAAGGGGTGGAAGACGGCGCAAACATCGAAGGGGTAGAAGACAACGCCGACAGCAGCCGCGATGATGTAAGCGAAAGCGGCGAGTCGCTCTACCACGACACGGTGCAGCATGCCATCTCACACGAAGACCGTGAAGACGCCTTTGACTACGAACATTTCTTCCTACACTCCGCCATGGGTACCATCAGCAGGCAAGAGGCCACACGAGACTACGACTACGAGAGCGAAGGGTCGGACGACTCGGCGCAAACAACTCGAGGGCCGACAACGGGCGTTGCGCGGCGTGCAAGCCTAGATACGTTTGTGACGGTCGACTCTttcgccacggccgccgagggtcGTGAGAGTCGGAATTCGGCCACGACAGCAGGAGACACAAGGGTGGAAGACGGATTCGTCACGCCAACCGAGCACTTGGAGGATGCTACGACGGCGCGTCGCGCAACGCTTGAGGGCACGTCCGgtagcggcagcggcggcagcagcggcgacgaagcgtcACGCTATCGGGACGACAGGCCACGCGCCAATTCGGTGCTGCATCGGCCAGCCAGTCTCACTTTCAAAGCGGCGCTGCACAGGCCGTCGGTGTCATCGTTCGAGTCCACGGGGACGAACCGAAGCTTTCCGCTCGTGAACAGGACGAGGCTGAGCGGCGGCATACTTACGCCTGGCGCGTCGCCCGAGTATGACCTGAAGCAGGTGGCGGAGTCACTCATGTCGGAGACGACAAGCGTGTATGATCGAGAGGGCACCAACGGAGGAGGGCCCAACTCGCCGGCCATCCAGATGCTGTCGAGGGAGGACCAGCTCTTGGTGGAGCATGTCGTGGCCAGCTTGGGCAAATGCGTCCTTGGACTCACAGAGTCATCGCGGATGAACCCTAGTGGGCTGGAGAAGTTTCGGCACCGCATAGAGGCTGCCAAGCGGGtactcgagggcggcgagtga